In Arachis stenosperma cultivar V10309 chromosome 1, arast.V10309.gnm1.PFL2, whole genome shotgun sequence, one DNA window encodes the following:
- the LOC130939769 gene encoding transcription factor bHLH25-like isoform X1 — MEKSNTQMDTSAASWLSELQEIDEDYNFFPDVDFDLVDEEDFLSHELIASEDLQGKSALQDQSLFVECKSKELSNSCTDEITSFEEMLGSINDETFSPKLSSSSSILSLRSQILSFDNSDSLSSSPPNNTTEFYELKNTLNQRQDSVETPNNNNKKSDSLNTQNVEAKSTSTLGKRSPSHAHDHIIAERKRREKISQSFIALAALVPGLKKMDKASVLGDSIRYVKELKERLAVLEEESKKTKAKKAEQLHGHGAAVFSSLCEEETIDGSLPQVEAREWGQQVLLRIHCWKEEGILVRILSEIQSLQLMLLNSSVLSFGDSILDITIIVQAGEGYNLTLKELVKNLRTATLKLMS; from the exons ATGGAGAAATCGAACACACAAATGGACACATCAGCTGCCAGCTGGTTATCTGAATTG CAGGAAATTGATGAAGACTACAATTTCTTCCCGGACGTTGATTTTGATCTAGTCGATGAGGAAGATTTTCTTTCACATGAGTTAATAGCAAGTGAGGATCTTCAAGGGAAGTCTGCACTACag GACCAATCTTTATTTGTGGAATGCAAATCCAAAGAGCTAAGCAATTCTTGCACCGATGAAATTACCAGTTTTGAAGAGATGCTAGGAAGCATCAACGATGAAACCTTTTCACCGAAActttcttcatcatcttcaatTTTATCCTTAAGGTCTCAGATTCTGTCCTTTGATAACTCAGACTCGTTATCATCGTCTCCACCCAATAATACGACAGAATTTTATGAGTTGAAAAACACCTTAAACCAAAGACAAGACTCAGTTGAAActccaaataataataataaaaagagtgATTCCTTGAATACACAAAATGTGGAAGCAAAGAGTACCTCAACACTTGGTAAGAGGTCACCATCTCATGCTCACGATCATATCATAGCtgagagaaagagaagagagaagatcAGTCAGAGTTTCATTGCTCTTGCAGCCCTTGTTCCTGGCCTCAAGAAG ATGGACAAGGCTTCTGTGTTGGGGGACTCTATCAGGTATGTGAAAGAGCTGAAAGAGCGTTTGGCAGTGCTCGaagaagaatccaagaaaaCAAAGGCGAAAAAAGCAGAACAACTCCATGGTCATGGTGCTGCTGTGTTCTCCTCATTATGCGAAGAAGAGACCATTGATGGTAGTCTTCCACAGGTTGAAGCAAGAGAGTGGGGGCAACAAGTGTTGCTTCGAATCCACTGCTGGAAGGAAGAGGGCATTTTGGTCAGAATATTGTCTGAGATTCAAAGCCTTCAATTGATGCTTCTTAATAGCAGTGTCTTATCATTTGGAGATTCCATTCTTGACATAACCATCATTGTTCAG GCGGGCGAAGGTTACAACTTGACCCTTAAAGAACTTGTCAAGAACCTACGCACGGCTACTTTGAAACTCATGTCATAG
- the LOC130939769 gene encoding transcription factor bHLH25-like isoform X2, which yields MEKSNTQMDTSAASWLSELEIDEDYNFFPDVDFDLVDEEDFLSHELIASEDLQGKSALQDQSLFVECKSKELSNSCTDEITSFEEMLGSINDETFSPKLSSSSSILSLRSQILSFDNSDSLSSSPPNNTTEFYELKNTLNQRQDSVETPNNNNKKSDSLNTQNVEAKSTSTLGKRSPSHAHDHIIAERKRREKISQSFIALAALVPGLKKMDKASVLGDSIRYVKELKERLAVLEEESKKTKAKKAEQLHGHGAAVFSSLCEEETIDGSLPQVEAREWGQQVLLRIHCWKEEGILVRILSEIQSLQLMLLNSSVLSFGDSILDITIIVQAGEGYNLTLKELVKNLRTATLKLMS from the exons ATGGAGAAATCGAACACACAAATGGACACATCAGCTGCCAGCTGGTTATCTGAATTG GAAATTGATGAAGACTACAATTTCTTCCCGGACGTTGATTTTGATCTAGTCGATGAGGAAGATTTTCTTTCACATGAGTTAATAGCAAGTGAGGATCTTCAAGGGAAGTCTGCACTACag GACCAATCTTTATTTGTGGAATGCAAATCCAAAGAGCTAAGCAATTCTTGCACCGATGAAATTACCAGTTTTGAAGAGATGCTAGGAAGCATCAACGATGAAACCTTTTCACCGAAActttcttcatcatcttcaatTTTATCCTTAAGGTCTCAGATTCTGTCCTTTGATAACTCAGACTCGTTATCATCGTCTCCACCCAATAATACGACAGAATTTTATGAGTTGAAAAACACCTTAAACCAAAGACAAGACTCAGTTGAAActccaaataataataataaaaagagtgATTCCTTGAATACACAAAATGTGGAAGCAAAGAGTACCTCAACACTTGGTAAGAGGTCACCATCTCATGCTCACGATCATATCATAGCtgagagaaagagaagagagaagatcAGTCAGAGTTTCATTGCTCTTGCAGCCCTTGTTCCTGGCCTCAAGAAG ATGGACAAGGCTTCTGTGTTGGGGGACTCTATCAGGTATGTGAAAGAGCTGAAAGAGCGTTTGGCAGTGCTCGaagaagaatccaagaaaaCAAAGGCGAAAAAAGCAGAACAACTCCATGGTCATGGTGCTGCTGTGTTCTCCTCATTATGCGAAGAAGAGACCATTGATGGTAGTCTTCCACAGGTTGAAGCAAGAGAGTGGGGGCAACAAGTGTTGCTTCGAATCCACTGCTGGAAGGAAGAGGGCATTTTGGTCAGAATATTGTCTGAGATTCAAAGCCTTCAATTGATGCTTCTTAATAGCAGTGTCTTATCATTTGGAGATTCCATTCTTGACATAACCATCATTGTTCAG GCGGGCGAAGGTTACAACTTGACCCTTAAAGAACTTGTCAAGAACCTACGCACGGCTACTTTGAAACTCATGTCATAG